Within the Gigantopelta aegis isolate Gae_Host chromosome 8, Gae_host_genome, whole genome shotgun sequence genome, the region CGCTTATTAATATTGATATCACATATATTGATaacacatatcaatatcaataaggggagggctggaggtgactcaaGCTACTTCCAACGGTACTGCATGGGTATATAATGAAAATCCCATGATGCAGTTTAGTACAGTGAACCCCaactaaactggacacccatttGAACAAGTCAAAACTatctttttaaagggacagaccctagtttcaacccatgaacattaacactaagtttagttaatctacaaacttgtaacacatttggataaagttacaattgagtaaaacatgagtctgcgactttgaaatggtgaaataccatctaaaatagactaaaactcgactccataactgttacttctcagacgcacgtgtgtttttaaaaatatgagaaacgtattttgtgatattaaaaacaccagaatgaccaaaaacacttcaaatgtacggaaattaataatctaaaccataaaatgtaagtaaagtatgatttcagttatcaaaaaatgcccataatagtaaaaaatatgccttagtgtttaaaaagtagggtatgtccctttgaTCATGAAAAATTACctgttttgaaggaattctggatGACTTTAGTACAATGTGACTTTAAGGAATTCATCgttgttttatataaaattgggAATTTTAGTTCAGCTTCTTAAATACAATTTACAGTAGCCTACAGTATTTTCAAATAATTGGTTTTCACTTTAATTCAAAATGAGTTTCAAATACAGAATATTTAAGTGTCCCCAAATTGATAACAGTTTCTAGTGTGCCaggtatgtacagtgaaaccactctaaaccagacaccctttgTACCAAGTAAAATGAGTGGTTTTAACAGGTATCTAGTTTATAGATAATAGAGGTCAAGTTATGTACTGATTTTTgaaaaaggaccgtgaaaaatgtccagttttaggGGAATTCCAGTTACAAAGGGTATTGTTTTGAGAGGTCTCACTGTATTAGAATAAAAGCAAACTTTGGAATTGTGACATTCAGGTAGGACATTTTGACTAAAGTTAGATCTTACActggaaaatattttgttttagccaatttgTAGACGatatttctttgaaaatttccggccttggtggcgtcatggttaggccatcagtctacaggctggtaggtactgggtttggatcccagtcgaggtgtgggatttttaatccagataccaattccaaaccctgggtgagtggtctgcaaggctcaatgggtaggtgtaaaccacttgcaccgaccagtgatccataactggttcaacaaaggccatggatttgggctatcctgcctgtgggaaacgcaaataaaagatctcttgctgcctgtcataaaagagtagcctatgtggcaacagcgggtttcctctaaaaaacagtgtcataatgaccatatgtttgatgtccaatagccaatgataagataaaaaatcaatgtgctctaatggtgtcattaaataaaacatttttttttttttttcaaaattattgaaAAGTGGCTCCcggtaatttaaacaaaattttattagtcaaataCTAAATGCTATAGCCACTTGATATAAAATTTAGCAACTAGCTATTTTGACAATAGGCAGGGCAAGCCTTGTAAAAttggaaataaattaataaaaattaacttGTTTGATTTCATTGTTTAACActacattttgttgttgttatttttagatttaaaCAGCCCACAGGGTGTGGTGATCAGCATAGACTTGGACTATATTGCACCACTGGTGGGTGCCAACATTCTTGACAAGTCTGACTTCACTCATGAAAACACTCAGAATGAAGTACTTCATATTCTTGATGGAAGAAAAGCAGACATTGTACTGAGCGATATGGCACCCAAAGCCAGTGGCGTCAAATTCATGGACCACGATCTTATAATTGGGTTGTGTTTCTCAGTGTTGAAGTTCAGTGTCGGTGTGTTGAAAGAAGGTGGAATAGTCTTGTGCAAGTTGTGGCAGGGAAGCGACCAGACGAAGCTGGAGGGCGTCATGGAAAATATGTTCAACAAAACACGAGTGATCAAACCACCAGCCAGTCGTTCCCAGTCTGCAGAGGTCTTCTTGTTAGGACAAGGTTTCCGTGGAATAAAGCAACCAAATTAAACTGTTGTTAGTACCCTACCGTTTCAACTGTCGGTCCGTCTgccccacatatagttttcggACGTTTCATTCACATagcctcgagatattgagctgaaatttgtgtattgctttatcatgtacgGTTAGATATCAAGTTTGTCTTTCGTGgtattttacccatttttgacagagctcgggtccttgaacttaggagatatgaaaatgttttccagacatttttttcacaaagcctcaagatactgagctgaaattttgtgtctagctttaccatgtactaTTACTAATCAAGTTGGGACTTTCATGGCTTTTTaccaatttttcacagaatCATGGCCATTGAATTTAGGAGATGATCAACTGCGATGATCCAGTATTAAGCGAAGgcacagattaaaataaaattgtgagtCAATATAAAAGGAACCCCACCCTGTCTCCCGACAGTGACCATATAAACAACAAGAATATAGCATGTAAAGAtataagtttattttaaaattattcacaATTTGACATGTATTATGCTTATTAAgcagtagggcctccacgagccCAAAATATTGGACTGAGTACTCGAGTTCGATGActgtcacttttcgcacccttgttttggctttgtacacaataaatatagcatattttaccgtaatttcatttgaaatccacatttcgtaaaaggtacaattttttaatcacaagatttttttcaaacacattcaggtgtaGGTAGTAaggttcaaacaaaaacatttcaacagcaattttgcAGTGGAATTTTTCAACattcttaaaacagaaacttcatgtacccagtttatggttattgtaagatgcaaagtgacgtcattggaatatggatgtcattcaaattcaaaattagctatattattacaatgcttcaccatattaaaataaaaactggtctactaaccttgacccctgtcaaaattctataacaagcagataatgctgtttacaggtcggtatttttttatttttcataattctggacaaattattaattttaagttttaaaagatgaaagagaaataaaaagtaccttttgtcaaatatatcctatcaaaacattactgttggatatgttttattcattgtgtacaaagccaaaacaagggtccaaaaaatAACTGTCATTGACCTTAgacattgtattgcatttagaaactgGTTGATATGTTTAGTGTTGTCGCGGACGGACGGCCAGTTtgaaaagagaaactagcacatgatcatataattattatgtaacttATACTGTTGATTATTTACTGCTGAAAtcattgtcctacattgtccattgcaTTATAGGTGATCActgtattccaccttgtacgggtactcgaatcttgctagactcggcccgtgcccaagtactcgtAAAGACCCCATTAAGCACACAGTCATATTGCTTGGAATCAGATCTATATAAAAGAAATTCTGTAACAACACAGATCTATAGGTGTTGGAGAACATTTTTGTTGgtaattacatttcaaatattCACACTTTCAAGCTAAGCATACTAGATACTTGTATATTCAAGCCCAACATGTCAAATATTCCCACATTAAACATAACATATCTATGTTCAAGCCAAGCATGTCAAATATCCCCACATTAAACATACCGTATCTACGTTCAAGTCAAGCATGTCAAATATCCACACATTAAACATACCGTATCTTCGTTCAAGTAAAGCATGTCAAATATCCACACATTAAACATACCGTATCTTCGTTCAAGTAAAGCATGTCAAATATCCACACATTAAACATACCGTATCTTTGTTCAAGCCAAGCATGTCAAATATTCACACATTAAACATACCGTATCTACGTTCAACCCAAGCATGTCAAATATCCACACATTAAACATACCGTATCTTTGTTCAAGCCAAGCATGTCAAATATTCACACATTAAACATACCGTATCTACGTTCAACCCAAGCATGTTAAATATCCACACATTAAACATACCGTATCTTTGTTCAAGCCAAGCATGTCAAATATTCACACATTAAACATACCGTATCTACGTTCAAGCCAAGCATGTCAAATATCCACACATTAAACATACCGTATCTACGTTCAAGTCAAGCATGTCAAATATCCACACATTAAACATACCGTATCTACGTTCAAGTCAAGCATGTCAAATATCCACACATTAAACATACCGTATCTACGTTCAAGCCAAGCATGTCAAATATCCACACATTAAACATACCGTATCTACGTTCAAGCCAAGCATGTCAAATATTCACACATTAAACATACCGTATCTTTGTTCAAGCCAAGCATGTCAAATATCCACACATTAAACATACCGTATCTACGTTCAACCCAAGCATGTCAAATATTCACACATTAAACATACCGTATCTACGTTCAAGTCAAGCATGTCAAATATCCACACATTAAACATACCGTATCTATGTTCAACCCAAGCATGTCAAAATCCACACATTAAAAATATCCACACATCAAATATCCACACATTAAACATACCGTATCTACGTTCAAGTCAAGCATGTCAAATATTCACACATTAAACATACTGTATCTATGTTCAACCCAAGCATGTCAAATATCCACACATTAAACATACTGTATCTTCATTCAAGTAAAGCATGTCAAATATCCACACATTAAACATACTGTATCTTCATTCAAGTAAAGCATGTCAAATATCCACACATTAAACATACTGTATCTTCATTCAAGTAAAGCATGTCAAATATCCACACATTAAACATACCGTATCTATGTTCAAGTCAAGCATGTCAAATATCCACACATTAAACATACCGTATCTTCATTCAAGTCAAGCATGTCAAATATCCACACATTAAACATACTGTATCTTCATTCAAGTAAAGCATGTCAAATATCCACACATTAAACATACTGTATCTTCATTCAAGTAAAGCATGTCAAATATCCACACATTAAACATACCGTATCTTCATTCAAGTAAAGCATGTCAAATATCCACACATTAAACATACCCCCGGTGAggctaaaacaatttttttattgtgcATTGAACAATACAATTTGATTTATATTCCCCACAACCAAGGATTGCTAAAAATTATCTACAAGATATGCATCTTAGatttattgtgaaaaaacacCCAAACCCAATCCATTCACCATTAACCCACATCTAGACGACTGGGATGTGTGCCCAGATAATGTGCtcaatcttaattggatatgtgcatgaaaataaatcaaaatgacaTAGAAAATGGACATACAATAAAAAGTAGGGTCAGGGCTTGCGCTGTCGGTaaccaaattagccattggctaattaaaaaaaaaaatcgctaataaaatttgcaagtggctaaaattttggctaagccattttctgtcttctgaaatggttacataatctatccgatacctcaaagataataataataccaaatattcaattagcgtaatagtgATCTCGCAACCgataacgagaaacggtgtcatcAAAGAATACagcttattttaattattttaataatcacggttattaattttaaaggcaTGCATtgaacatgtatgacagcaatgtctggaagatctgtaacttaaaatttatacaattttttttaaataaatggagtatactgtgaagtcggcattcttaaCCTAGGTATTttgcaagcagaaatcacaacaaaaaTTTAACATgatgctgaaatcaacagcaagaACATGGCAcatattatgaaattgtttggggtggggaattgatgggttacttgGAACAAAAAAGCCCCCCAAAAAGcaattcaaactaacataaagatagctatttaaagaaaaaatgacctctatattaaataaaaagctctgaaatttttatttgggaaaaaaaggaagagaaaacaacaccctccataaacatccacccacccccatatttctgtatgtttgttaatttaatgtcataggccttagaagtgtgtgtgtgtgtgtgtgtgtgtgtgtgtgtacgagaTTCTGGCTTCCAACCCTGAAGATAATgcatcaccccacccccactgaaaaattgaagtaatatattaactgcccctacccccattgacattttgttattcagatttattccagtttgtatataattagctacaggtatttttgatccagggtgagccctgaggGTCAGCTTCTAACtacagataaaaatattttgacagaCATTTTGGACGCTTAAAAAATTGGCTTGCTAAAGTGTTACAATACAACTTTAACAGGTAACAACCTCCCCTGATCAAACCTACCCTGTCAACCCCtcccttacaaatattaattgttaCTTCCCAACTACTTTATTTGGCGTTAATTTAAAGATACTATTCAAAGTTGCAACCACTTTAGATTTACATATCTTTGAGAATATGGTTCCTGTTCTCAATAGGAACTCTGGTTAGATCATCAGAACATTATTGCAGATCTGCTCTAAGAACAggcatgattataacaaacttATTGCAGACTTATAAAACGGCTGCAATAAGTCTGCTCTATTTCAGTACAAGCTTGTGGCACAAGAATAGAATATAGTCacgataaaaaattaaatacataaatatgctTATGTGAGATCAACTTGCATGTATATTTACAGAACATCTGTAGAACAATTGATATAAATCTGTGGTTAATTTGTCCTTTGTCAAGGACTTCAAACTTCAAAATattaacagaatatatatatttaatatatagtattatatatcaGTAAATATTTGTCCACTGTCAATAATTTCATATGAAATAATCAGAGGTTTGGCAGTGGTAGTGGAATACAGCTATTATAAATATGTGTCAAATTTTTTGCTTTTTAGGATTTCATTCTAAAATGCATTCAGTAGAGGTAATGTGTTTACACCCTcagtacaaatgtgaaaaaACCCCGTATGTGGATTTTCCTGCTATTTGTATTTAGATGTTTTATATGATTTTTTAGAGagcttttaatatatgcatTGCCTATTGAACAATCCtttcctatattatatataggtcTTTGTGTCCATATTTCAATAAACAAATCATTTGTTGTTGAAAACACcataaatattttgtgttaataataaatatggttTAAATCAACAGTGACACATTTAGATCGGCCCACTGTTAATCTGCTGCCAGCTGTGCAGCTGAATTAACACAAGATAATCAACATTCCGTGTGCACTCGATCAGGAAACACTTGTTAACACCCTGCATCCATTTTTCTATAAGATGCTTTCTTGGGAACTTTTGATTATTGGGTAACACACATAAGCATACAAGACATGGGGGGCGGgtgcaaaacctcaaatttgggcaaaatgtattacaatattcaggcaaaatgtgctaacctgagacctttttaccatatattttcatcattctacgcTCAAATTTAGTTGTAATCacgtaaaaatgcgtagtgatttgtttgtaacctgatatagctgtttggtagtattgctaatatgaataaatgttgttatccaaatttggtaatttttatgtacttcgggcaaaaaccagcgttcgccctctacaaaaatgggagcccgtaatATGGTAACACACATCTGCCCAATTTGGATTCCTGTAAGCTCATCAGACACCAGCTGTAGCTTGTTGTACTGCGAGGTTACCCAGTGTAGAATACAAGCACTGACACTATAAATGTCACTGGAGTATCTCCGAATCATTGACCAGTACCGGTACATGTGTCCCTCTGGCCACTACAGTCACTTTCACACATGGAGAGGAAAAGCTGTATTCTTTTGGATAATTGGCTATAgtctgcaataaaaaaaatacatgtatataaaaaaaaaaaaaaaactggtgAAAAAATGTGTCCTTTCCAAGAATGATTAACAgacaatatttcaataataataatccatgGGGGCAGATGTTGGAAGTCACATCCCTTCAAAGTTTCCCCAAAACctagtatgtgtgtgcatgcatgcatccatatGTGTATATGAGTTAGCTGGCTGAATGTTTCTGGGAAGGTCtgccataatatatatataatgtatattaacatatttatagtccgtcccacagggatcgcatttttttcatactatgtaatttactacaagttatttatttctgagcctattgatttgtaaattgcacacacaaattatatttgtttgttatttccaaaacacttttagtttccttcttacgtcaaaccaaactgaaattataacattttgatagaatgatgggacggactataaaatactttttcaaGTTGCACCTCCACTCTAAACAAAATCCTACATCTgttcttaaataataatatttttatacacattaaataaCAGCTGGCGTAAATGAAAATGGAAACTTGTCGCATATCTGTTTGGGTTTTTAATTGGTGGGtgtatataacattatattaaaataaaattttatttgtattttgttgggtacacaataatatattaatctatATAGTCAGTCAGtcttagtcagtcagtcagtcagtctctgtctctgtctctgtgtgtgtgtctgtctgtctctccctctcacaTATTCTCCTCTGCGCTTGCTCACTCTCTATTTCTCTTGGAAAATCATGTCATGCCATTATCAACCACCAAAACTGCagaacacagacacacatacctCATCTATTATTTGTAATCCTTCAAACTCTTGTGACATTTCTTCAATGAAAGATGGCGAacataaaatctgcaaaaacatgTACGATTTGTTAACTTtactaattgttttatgtaatttGTTAGAAAGCATTTAAGATCAAATTAttcacaataaaaatattaaaacttgaagataaaatgacttttaaacaaattttttgaATGGTTTTGAAATGGTTATCTGTTAGGACCAAAATCTGGAATTTTggaaacaaagtaaataaagtttgttttgtttaacgacacaactagagcacattgatttaataatcatcggctactgaatgtcaaacatttggtaattttgacatttagtcttagagaggaaacccactacatttttccattaatagcattagatctttgatatgcattatcccacatacaagatagcacataccacagtctttgatataccagttgttgtgcattGGCTtcaacgagaaataacccaatggtcccactgacgggaattgatcccacactgaccgcacatcgagtgagcactttaccactgagctatgttccACCCCTGCAGTACCGAATATAAGCCCCTTCCAAAAAgcaagtggcactgaaaattctcAAATTGAGTGGTATcaaattgttgttttattaaagaattTGCTGCatagtaagatgtttttgactaacATGATTTTGTAacaactaaattattattttttgctttAGAATATCggtatctgtatattcagtgtgtttctggtcatcctaatatttgtatgtagcctaggaaataaaatggaagTTTGATCTAGTGGtgcaaacactaggacgaccagaaacatatttaatatacaaccactaatattttatttagaaaaatatatttaatatgtaaatatagtcattaaaaagtctctaatGATCAACATCATCTAAACAATTGCCAAGAATTCAGAATAGTCTCTTTAATGTTCACCTGAATATACGTCCCTTGGGCCACCATCGGATTGGCATCATCCACCATTAAAGTGACGTCTGCACTGGACTGGGCTGGAATGAAGTGAATCGCTTCTTTTTCTGCATTGTGGAATATAAAGTACTGACCTTTTTTTAATCTTGctctgaaaaaacaacaaccccagtATGCAAGGCTCAAATTTTATACTGTGGAGTGGATTCAATGTTTGCTTTTCAGATTTCAAGACAAGGTGTTCTAGAAATAAATCTCAAAATTTAACTAGTagttagggtctccacgagtatgtgggcacgggtcgagtctagcaagattCATGTCCGTTCACTGGACttgagtacccgtgcaaggaagagcactctcagttaattatattttttaagtcACTTGGCCATTTGCTCGCAGCtagaattaagatgcataacgctattttactttattctttagtctcattatcatccaGTGTAAGTGTTGGgaactcgggtccgggtcgagttggACCCTCGTAGTACTTGTAGTTGAACTTTAACAGTAATCTTGAAGACTCGAGTCCATATGTAAGATAGTTgcttttaaaaatgaagtattCTTGATATATCTGCAACACTATCAAAATTATAATGGAAAGCAAATGTTGCTTGTATTGTTGATTATCAGACAGCATTTTGAGTGATATTTGCTGTCtgggccccgtgcttataaaacgttttagaGTCCAAACGTAATCTTTAATGA harbors:
- the LOC121379355 gene encoding rRNA methyltransferase 2, mitochondrial-like, with translation MNALHQYISSAMSSSVLYKCTHQRSFIFLNIKNQTAVSKLFSTSRCHQKIIPKNLKGMKKSSQMWLKRQLNDPYVEKAKMEHLRCRSAFKLLEIEDKHKLFKPGDIVIDCGAAPGSWSQVAVERVNATRTDLNSPQGVVISIDLDYIAPLVGANILDKSDFTHENTQNEVLHILDGRKADIVLSDMAPKASGVKFMDHDLIIGLCFSVLKFSVGVLKEGGIVLCKLWQGSDQTKLEGVMENMFNKTRVIKPPASRSQSAEVFLLGQGFRGIKQPN